The nucleotide sequence cacattaaaatccaaacatattaaacacCAAACACATTAAAAGTTAAATACAAAAATGCAATAGAGAGAAACTCAAAATCATTAAAAGGcacatatattttaaatttttatttttttatttaattaatacatgATCGGGTCTACGAATTGGTTTGAATTCTGCATTCAAAACCGTTACTCGAACCAATTACTAAAGAGAGTCATTGATTTGGTTCGGATCGGACCTGATTATTCGTTGATTCCAAAACCAATTTAATTAGTTCAATTCGAATTTAGACGGATAATTAAGTACCCTCTAACCGTGCTCACTCCTAATAATTTTGTATGTATCACAAAAGAAAACGTAGTTCTAATTgaaaaaaacaaagataaaatcgATTTTGTTTCTACTCACAACAAATATATTTCTACATAAAACACTGGTTTGTCCATACTTTTAAGATTTATTCatagttttcaaatttaaaattcaaatgcaattatTCAGTGTTATTGTTTgtcatatttaaattaattattttatattttttatttacgtgagATAGAATTGAcctattaaattaataatttatcacTTGAATCAATAAATAGGAGTGCTCATGGATCGGAttcgatccgcatatccgcggtatTTATTTGAATCCGATaaaaaattgcggatatggatcTGATCAAAGATCGGATTGCGAATTTTATGTAGGTATTTGCATATCCGCAGAtctccaaaaataaataaataaataattaaatattcttcttatgttttatttcaactattaattatcatatatattatattattttaattttattatttaaaaatatatgtttaatattattttaagaataaacatatttaaaagagtagaaaaaaaagaattttattagtattttttaataaaaataagtttttaaaaatatttttgtgttttgcagATATATCCGATATTCGATCCGAttagatcggatcggatccaagctTAAAAATGACGGATATTAGAACCGATTTGATCCAATAattttagtgcggatcggatTGAGATTTTGACCATATTCGATCCGCATTCACTCCTATCAATAAattactaatttgattaattcgaTCATCAGTTTAATTCTAATAATTATACTATAGTACTTTATATAAATTATTAGTCAGAGAaccaaaatataattaattttaataattgtatttagataattttaaaattactttatttaattatataatttgtcCTAATTTAATGtttataagaaattaaaaagcaTATTTAAGGCTTAAAGAAGTTGGAGGAAAGAAAAATATCGGACGACAAAGAGAATAGTAACTGATAAAAATATCCGCACCCGTAGGTACCTGATCCACTTCTATCCGATTGAAACGGGTTTAAACCCGACCCAGAGCGGAATCAGACCGGAGCGGGTTGTTGAGCGGGGCAGGTAGGAGCGCACTCACACTTTAGTTCCCAAATCCCAGACCCTCGACTCCCCTCTTCAGCTCTTCTCCAAGCCTCCAAAGACGACCGCCTCTGCTCAGCTGCACTAGACCACCCGTCACAGCCCGCCCGTCCCTGCAGCCGGTTGGCGTCCTCACAGCCACCGAGCTCACCTCTTCAGCTCTTCTCCAAGGACCACAGCCTCTGCTCAACTGCTTCGGTCACCTCGCCGCTGTCCCTCACTGAGCTCACGTCGGCGTCGCTCCCACTTCTCTCCTCGCCGTGACTGTCCTCGCCGGCTCGCCTCTCCCGTCTGCTGTCTCTGGTCTCTGCTCGCCTCTCCCTCATCGTCTCTTGCTAACTGGTAAGCACTCCTCTCCGGCTCGCTTCTTcagtttttattttaagttaattttgtatgatttattttttatgttaaaatagtTAAACTAAATTCATAATATTACTTATGATTGCTGTTGATGGCTGATAATCTGATTTTGTATTGTTGATGGTTGATTTTGTGATGTTACTTGTTGATGCTTTGATTTATGATTTTGTGTTGTTGCTATTTTGATTGTGTGCATTCTGATttttgattttgtgttgttgatGCTTTGATTTTGTTAAACTAGACTCATAATATTGTTTATTCAAACAAGCAAAACATTCATTTTGTCTGCAacgtttttctttttatttgaatgCAACCTGCAATTTTGGATTATGCTGCTTTTCAGTTATAAATGGATAAGGCAAAATATATGATGCATTGGTGCTAAACCCTTTTTTTCAATTTCTTAAGAAATGTTACTTGAAACCACACTCCTAACAAAAGGGTGGTGTGCcccatttttattaatattaaattaatattatttgttaTCTTGCAAAAATAATTTTGCTGTGCATACACGTAGATATAGTAGCACCATGAATGAATGATAATGAATTGATGATGTGATGAATGACTCGCTTCCAAGTTGCCTTACAGTGGTTTCGCTCAAACTCACATGTCGGCCCCCAAAGATTTATATTGACGAAGATAAGTCCCTCCTTTGATGAATGGCTGAAGTTACCGGCTGCCGTGGACCAACTCTAATTTTAGTTTAGActacattcccttaacaactaaCTAGCAAATTAGTTAAACAAGAATGAACAACCACCCTAATTTGTTTTTGGCTTTACTTTTAAAAAGATTGACTAGGAACTTGGAACAGTCTTGGAGAGTTTGCACTTGGTCTTTCGATATAATTGAGAAATTTTTGCTGGGGTAACACTTGATTGGTTGTGGTTAATAGGTAAAGGGTGGTGAGATTGGTTAATAGGATTCATTTTTTATATATTCTTAGCATGAGGCATTACTaagattgatttttttatttattattttacagAGTTAGAGTTAGAGTAAATATTTCTGCATAGCTATACAGTAACTTTTAATTGCATCATCATTAGAGTTATTTTATTGGTTGGCCATGGAAACTATACCTATGCAAATTGTTCAATTCTGAAATAAGTGTTGGCTGCTTCTATTTTTGTTTACCTTTACTTTGGAATTTCAATTTGGTGTTGCTTTCTTCTCAATGGTATTGCTTTACTTCTGAAAAATTATTTCacctttttttcaaaaatggtgccaagttatttggtaaaaCTTTGTGTTTACTAATCATAATGCTTAACTTAACTAGTTTATATGCTGTGTTTTCAATGTAGGTTTGTTAAATGGTGGAAGAACAAGAATAATGATTGAAGACTCCTTTGATGCAATTTCTTTATTGTGCTGTTAAATTTGTAGTGATTAAACattaatctttttttaatttcaagttaTTTGACATTATATGAATcttatgtttgtattttaatttagttatgaattttaagtttttatcttaatttatatatgaatgtgtaaaaattaaaatgttatttaatttttataggaGAGGGTAGGGGCGGGACAGGTACCCGTAGGACGGGTTAGGGTAGAGCAGCCTACTACCCGCGGGTAGGGGTGGTGCGGGTAGTAGTGGAGTGCAAGGACGGCGGGGCGGGGTCGGGTAGGgcaaaaacccgcccctacccgccccacTGCCACAGAGGTagagagggaagaagaagaagagaagtggagTCTCAACCAAGTCTCCCAATAGCTCTATAACACTTCAAGATCCTCCTGGTATGGTGTCCTTTTTCAATTTCACTTTATTCTCATCCAATTCTAACTCATTCCCACAAAAGGAAAATCAAACTAATACAGgagtataaaaaattaaaaatcttttctttccCCCCTTATTTTCTGTTAACTTTTAAAATTCCCTTCGAATTTTCTTTTATCAAGGTTAGTTGATTTACTCGTGCAATTGCTTTAGCATCTTCAATGAATTTTGGATTTGCGTGCTCCGAAACTATTCGATTTATGTCTCTGCGCGAATTTCCTTTCTGGGTTTTGTTccttgtgttttttattttatgtttttctctgttttttttcCCCTTGCAATGAAGATTCATGTTTTGTGCTATGGAAATTCTTAATGTGTGAAATGGCATCATTGATCCTGGGCATCGATTATGTATGTGTAATGCGTTTATCGTGTTTAGTAAAGGATGGTTCTGTAGATTTGGGGAATTGGACTTTCTGATTTTCTCTTTCAACAAGATTATGATTAGGGGATACTTAACGAGTTGTGGATGATAATGTTAATATCCATTGATTCCTTTGTTTTTTTTTAGCTAGTCGAGACAACATATGTTGTTGGTTCACTTAGTTGTGTTAGTTTGTGGTAGCTCAAAATattcctttttttgttttttcctttttggtTGCTGGATAGTTTAAATAGCTCAATAAAGAAAGCTCTTAATTGTTTCTTGGCTGAATCTTTCAATTCCTAAATTGTTTTGAATGATTACAAGCTTATGTTTTTGGATGCCTTTCAGGTCTGTTTCCCTTTCACCTGCAGATATTGGCCTACACTCGGTTTTTTCCTATGAGCCAACTCATGTTTTTTGTGGTTCATAATGGTATTGAAGAGTATTTGTGAGAGGATCATTGGTGCAACATGTTCTTCTAAAAGCTCAGTTGAGACTATAGATAACAGTCAGGTGCCAGCTTCTTTGAAAGTAGGGTCTGGTGAAAGTAAGTATCCTAACGCTTCCTTGTGGTCAGGCTTCTTTCCATCTGGTTTTTTGGTCTCTGAAACGCATAGTGAACCATTGTCTTCTGAAAAGAAAGCAGTTTATTTTGGAAATAGTGGGTGGGCAGCTGCTGTGTGGAAAGTTGTTAACAGTGGCTCGATGAGGAGATTTCAAGAACGTGTACTTGGGACAGGGAGGACTGAGATTTCAAGTTCTGATGGTGATATATGGTTTCTGGTGTCTGCCATAATATTTCACAACAAGAATCGACTGCAAATGTAGATACTAGTAACGAGTTTGCTGCACTTGAGCAAgatttttcttcaaaaatcttaGTAACATATTGGAAAGGTCTGTCAAATATACACTACGCTTTCTAGGATGTTTCTTTATGTTAGATATTACATTCACAAATATTAATGTACATACATATCTATAGGCTTTGATGCTATTGGAGATTCAAAGTATACTAGTGATTTTAATTGGGGATGTATGTTTCGGAGCAGCCAGATGCTTGTAGCTCAGGTATTGTGCTTTTTATCCAATGGTTGTATTTAACTAAGCTATTGCCACATTGTACCTTAGTATAATCTCCTTTAGCTAATATTTAAAAGGATTAGCATGTGTTGTTATTTAGCTGAGATTTTCACGTCTTAAATATACCTTTTGTATGTATATGAGGATGTGAAGATGGCTTATCCTCTTTTGTAATCTCAGTTCTATTCTAATAGAAGTTCTTGTAGTATcccagaaagaagaaaaaaaaaaaaaaccctctaTATATTAATTCTTgctttctattatttatttatttaNNNNNNNNNNNNNNNNNNNNNNNNNNNNNNNNNNNNNNNNNNNNNNNNNNNNNNNNNNNNNNNNNNNNNNNNNNNNNNNNNNNNNNNNNNNNNNNNNNNNNNNNNNNNNNNNNNNNNNNNNNNNNNNNNNNNNNNNNNNNNNNNNNNNNNNNNNNNNNNNNNNNNNNNNNNNNNNNNNNNNNNNNNNNNNNNNNNNNNNNNNNNNNNNNNNNNNNNNNNNNNNNNNNNNNNNNNNNNNNNNNNNNNNNNNNNNNNNNNNNNNNNNNNNNNNNNNNNNNNNNNNNNNNNNNNNNNNNNNNNNNNNNNNNNNNNNNNNNNNNNNNNNNNNNNNNNNNNNNNNNNNNNNNNNNNNNNNNNNNNNNNNNNNNNNNNNNNNNNNNNNNNNNNNNNNNNNNNNNNNNNNNNNNNNNNNNNNNNNNNNNNNNNNNNNNNNNNNNNNNNNNNNNNNNNNNNNNNNNNNNNNNNNNNNNNNNNNNNNNNNNNNNNNNNNNNNNNNNNNNNNNNNNNNNNNNNNNNNNNNNNNNNNNNNNNNNNNNNNNNNNNNNNNNNNNNNNNNNNNNNNNNNNNNNNNNNNNNNNNNNNNNNNNNNNNNNNNNNNNNNNNNNNNNNNNNNNNNNNNNNNNNNNNNNNNNNNNNNNNNNNNNNNNNNNNNNNNNNNNNNNNNNNNNNNNNNNNNNNNNNNNNNNNNNNNNNNNNNNNNNNNNNNNNNNNNNNNNNNNNNNNNNNNNNNNNNNNNNNNNNNNNNNNNNNNNNNNNNNNNNNNNNNNNNNNNNNNNNNNNNNNNNNNNNNNNNNNNNNNNNNNNNNNNNNNNNNNNNNNNNNNNNNNNNNNNNNNNNNNNNNNNNNNNNNNNNNNNNNNNNNNNNNNNNNNNNNNNNNNNNNNNNNNNNNNNNNNNNNNNNNNNNNNNNNNNNNNNNNNNNNNNNNNNNNNNNNNNNNNNNNNNNNNNNNNNNNNNNNNNNNNNNNNNNNNNNNNNNNNNNNNNNNNNNNNNNNNNNNNNNNNNNNNNNNNNNNNNNNNNNNNNNNNNNNNNNNNNNNNNNNNNNNNNNNNNNNNNNNNNNNNNNNNNNNNNNNNNNNNNNNNNNNNNNNNNNNNNNNNNNNNNNNNNNNNNNNNNNNNNNNNNNNNNNNNNNNNNNNNNNNNNNNNNNNNNNNNNNNNNNNCAGGTACATTATTCTCAACAAATAATTGCCATTTAAAAATTACTGACTTTATTAATTTATTGCACTATTCGGATGTTGGAACTTGTCATATAGGTTATATACTAATGCACTGTATTAATTTAAGTATATGTTGCTCCATGTTTATTTCCATTGTTGATTTAGTAAACCTGTACATCTTGTGTTCTCAACCGGGCAGGTAGTAGCCCTTTAGTTTCAAAAGAAATAGATAAGtcaaaaaataaaagtgaaaaaccAAGAAACCATCTAGGTATCAATAAATTATATCAATCGAAACATGATTTGGTCAAATTAAACACAATCTGCAATGATTGTAGTGATGGAATCAGGATGAATCATTGTCCAAAATTGGTTTGGATTATTATGGATAATAATCTGATATTCTTTAAAGTTGTGTGTATGAGTAATCAtctatgataaattagaaaaggTAAAGCAACTCTTAGGAATTTCTCATCACACAAAAGTGGATCAGCATTTGGTTCCTTCACATGACGTTTTAATTTTACAGTAATCTTACTTTTAGCGTCATTGGTGGGTAAAGCACCATGATTCAGGGGGATTTCCATTAATAACTTTTTCTTGTTATGAGTTGAAGGTGGCAAGAGCCACATGATACTGTCAAGAGACAATCTTAATGTTTTTCAGGTTGTCAATATCAATGGGGAATCCCAAGAGACTAGTACCTCCTCGTACCATAGCAAGTAGGCTTATTACCAGTAttgattttcttcttgttcttatttCGTTCATTCTTTGTCTCACTTTGCGAAACTTCTACCAGTGTTATCAGGCACATACCCCTAGATTCAATCAACCCATCCTTGGCTATTGGATTTTACTGCCGAGTCAAAGGTTTGCTGGTTTCTTTGCCTTAATTTCATGGCTTAAAATAACTTGGTTAACGTCTAAGCTTTCTGTTGACCCTGATCATCTGCTTGTTAATGGTGGCTGTCAGATGATTTTGACGACTTCTGTTCCCGAGCTTCCAAGCTTGCTGAAGAATCAAATGGTGCCCTATTAATCACGGTAGCTCAGTCTTGGAGGTTCTTATTGCAAACCGCTAGTAACAATTCGCCGGGTGGCAACCTTGGATTCCAAGACGATGATTCTGTAGCTATGGATGTTGCCAACGAAGCAGGCAACAATGAGGATGATTGGCAACTCCTGTAATTCCAGAGTTGCGCAAGGTTGATTTGAAGTAATGGGTGGAAAAATTTGTTGTTTGATGCTCATGTGCCTAAGCCTAATTTGTCCATGTTGTTGATGCCTAGTTTTGGTGGCTCCCCATTCTCAAGATATGATCGAAAATAGGCTTTGTAGAAAAGTAAATTATACTGAATATGATTCTTTGGCTTAATTTATTTGCTCATTTGTTGATATAACTAACTAGGTATTTGTTGAACGTTACACGGCTAGTTTCGTTCATACTTGTTGCTTGTACCCATCTGTTGGTTACAAGGTACAAACTTGTAGTGGGATTATACTTTTGAACTGTCAAATAAATGGTAGAAAGTGATTCAGAAATGCTGTCTTGAAACACAAGCGTTAGTATAAACTTAATGCAAATggcttttttaaaatattttttttttataatttttttaacctAATGTAATGGGATTGAAATGAATGAGTCAATGAGATAGGAGACATTTAACTAGAATGTTAATAGTTGAGAAAagcaacaagaagaaaaatggaagacTTGGAATTTGATTGTTGAATATTCTTCTTATTGTATATGATGTTTCGATCAATTCAACGCTTTGCAAATCTTTAGTGAACAACTAAAGTTTATGTGCCATAATGCCATATGCCTGTAAGCAACTTTGCAATTTTATTTAGAGACGCAATAAgtatatttatgaatttttttcattaaataaCTTTGAGAATATTAGATTGACTGAAACGCTTGTGCTCTCTAATCAACTTGGGTTGGTCATGTGATTAAAGCACTCATTTAAATAAGTGTCGATGATTTAAATTTTGTCTTGTATATATAACAATTTATTAATCAATAACGATGAATCCATAACCTTAGGAGATACcataaaaaaactgaaaaaagagAAATCATTTATGACCTCTAAttgaaaagagtaaaaaataaaaaaatatttttttttccttctaaaatcttaaTTCATGATAACAAGCATGATATAATAAATAATGTTCTAAAAATCAAACTTAAGTAGTCGGTTCAACTGAATTAATCAAAGAACCAATCCTTTAGTTAATTCCGTTGTGATGAAAAATCATTAGTAAATAAAAAACTGATGGAACCGACTATTAACCGGTCTGCTAAGAGCTAACGTTTACCCGAACCCACTCTCAGTGACTCACCCATAGCCCCATACATCAGAAGAGAGACATTGCCCTAGCAGCCTCTCACCCCCCACGTTCTCCATCGCCGAACTATTCTCCGTCGCCCAGAGGCTGTCGTCGCCGCCGGCATTGCCACAGAACCCTCAAGTCGCCGCTGGACTAGCCTCACCCTAGCATCCCACTTCTCCCCGTGGACGTCACTCACCTTCATAGAACCCACGCTCACGTTCGTCCTCTTCTCGCCGGTGCGCCTCAGCTCCGTCGCGGTCCTCTTCCCGGCGTCGCTCACGTTCGTTCTATCCTCGGCATCTCTCTCTGTtcaagctctctctctctctctccgatCTCACTCTCTCTCACCGTGTAAGCCTCCACTGCTGCTTCAGTTTCATTAAGGTGTTTGATGTAGGTGTAAAGATAGAATTACTAGCCCTAAATTTCATTTGGTTGTGATAAATCCAATGTTATTCTTCAGTTTCACCTAACAGGTTATTCTATTTTCTCGATTCAAACTTCAGTTCATAGCATATTAGAGAAACACATCACATAAAATTTTTGGGTCATAATGAATGTCTACGTCACTTGCAATCTACCCTATAATTTCTAGACTTGTATGATTcacaatgttctgaaaatcggttcGAACTGTCCGATCGAACCAGTTGAACCGTAAACCGGTGAGAATTACGATTCGATTTTATGCTAAAACCGGAAAAAATAAAAACCATTGTTGAACCGTTAAACCGGCCGGTAATCGATCAGTCGAACCGAACCGAGACCCGGCCGATTTTTTGCTTTGCCCAAAAACACTCAAAACGCGCCGTTTAGCATTCAGTAACCCCCTCCCCAACTCTTGCGTTACCAACCCTAACCCACTCCAAATCTCCAACGGCGCAGCAGCACACGCTCCTTCGTCCCTCCCATCACCCTCGAGCTAGCCGTTCCTCTCAACGCCGGCGAGCTCAGTCCCTCCCTTTCGCGCTGCCACGGTCCCGCCGGCGCTAGATCTGTTTCACCGCAGCCACTGTCCCGTTCGAAGCCCATTCGAAGGTGCTCCTTCTCTCGGTGTCTCCCCTTTCGTGCTCTGTTCAAGGCTTCTAGCTTCGAAGGTGCTCTCTTTCGCCGCCGTCGCGCTCACATAGAGGAAGAATCATCGCAAGCGCCGCCGTTTCCTCCTCCTCTCGGTCAAGCCGTCATCCACTTCTCTGCTGCGCCGCTGTCTACTTCTCAATCGTCCTACTCGCCGCGGTCTTTGTCATCCGCGACACTCAGTCACGCCACATCTTCCATCTTAGGGTTTGTagctttcttcttttattttctttgtgtGTTTTGGTCATTTCTGGTGTGTGAAATTTATTTCTCTGTTTGGTTTTGCTATGCTGCTGTTTTGTGTGTGttgtgattttattattttaatttactgATTATTGATTATTGAATGTGTTGGTGAGCcttctattcaagagtaatgatctgcaatTGGTACTTCTTTTTTGTTGAGTTCTTAGACGTcatatgctccatatgtcacaggcaggatctatccatatctatttattttaccttttaataaaaatatgaaattattcGTTTTAGAAACTGTAAAtttctttaaaatatttgtaattttcttatttaatttatatttgagtCTGATAGGCTTGCTAGGGAACTGTTTCCCTGAGCGCCGATCATGGTTCATTTTGGGCCGTGACATATAATCTGTTATCTGGTTATATTACTCTTCTAGGACAAACTCTAGCGATGGCTCAAGGCAGGAGAAATATGGAATGACTAACAAACCCCGAGGAGAGCCTGAGGATGCGGTTTGTAAAACTGATTTTTGAATAggttcaatttttcatgttttatttgttAGTAAAGTAAAGTTATTGATTATAACTGGGTGTGGTGCTTTTATTAGCAACGATCGAACAAAGGTGAAAGAGGTGTCTTCCGAAGTATCAAAGTATATCCACTGGTAATGTACTAATCTTATGCTTGTATTTGAGATGTGAATGAATCATTCTGTGTATGTTTCTTATTTGAATTCCTAccccctctttctttcttttgtctTTATAGGAATCAAATGACAAGAGACTTAATTATGAACCACCTACAGATTTACTTAGCAAGGTACTTACAAACTGTATTCCATTTCTCCAATGTTAATATGATCCATACTTTCTTTGATATATATTTAGCTAATATTTGAGCTTGATTTGCAGCTGTCCCTGGTTTCTAAAGTGAAAAAACCTGCAAAACTGCCATCTAAGGTGCAGCCAATTTCCTAGGTTCTGCTATCTCAGCACTCATATAACAACTTAAGATTCTTTTGAGTGGGTAAATGTTTATTGAAAGAGATTCAGAAAAACATTTTCTTTGAATGATATTTTAAAGCTtacattagactataattatattttcatgtgtttatttatattttattataaaacggttttttcgaTTCAACCACGGTCGAATCGGTAACAACGGTTGAACCAGTTGAACTTCTAAACCGATGAACCAGTAGCTCGAGCGGTTCGAT is from Arachis ipaensis cultivar K30076 chromosome B01, Araip1.1, whole genome shotgun sequence and encodes:
- the LOC107634091 gene encoding LOW QUALITY PROTEIN: cysteine protease ATG4-like (The sequence of the model RefSeq protein was modified relative to this genomic sequence to represent the inferred CDS: inserted 1 base in 1 codon; added 570 bases not found in genome assembly), which codes for MVLKSICERIIGATCSSKSSVETIDNSQVPASLKVGSGESKYPNASLWSGFFPSGFLVSETHSEPLSSEKKAVYFGNSGWAAAVWKVVNSGSMRRFQERVLGTGRTEISSSDGDIWFXGVCHNISQQESTANVDTSNEFAALEQDFSSKILVTYWKGFDAIGDSKYTSDFNWGCMFRSSQMLVAQALLFHKLGRSWRKNIDKPLDKEYIEILQSFGDSEASAFSIHNLLQAGKDYGLAVGSWVGPYAMCRTWEVLARNQRETDNLAEQPLPMAIYVVSGDEDGERGGAPVVCIEDASKRCSDFSRGKLVWTPLLLLVPLVLGLDKINPRYIPLLQSIFKFPQSLGILGGKPGASTYLIGVQGDKALYLDPHEVQQVVNINGESQETSTSSYHSNVIRHIPLDSINPSLAIGFYCRVKDDFDDFCSRASKLAEESNGALLITVAQSWRFLLQTASNNSPGGNLGFQDDDSVAMDVANEAGNNEDDWQLL